In a single window of the Desulfuromonadales bacterium genome:
- the trkA gene encoding Trk system potassium transporter TrkA produces MKILIIGAGQVGYFLCERLSLEGHEVTLIDRSQENLRRAQDRLNVLGIAGNGASAETLEQAGIKGTDIFIAVTDLDEVNILACLLAREYGVRTRVARVKSIEYSGGGGVLSKEKLGIDLLINPDDAVADEIVKIACRSGAFDVAEFVEGQIQFLGYRIDEESPLCDLSLRELGDIRGMYRFVVTAITRGGRTIIPRGDDVIQAGDSIFVFAHQKDLPAIQYMLKLEETETKRHTPRAFILGGGRIGLRIARELERMRFDVRLIDHDEARCEKLAAKLERTMVIHAEGTDVEVLVDEGIETADVFIAVTDNDETNILCALLGRQHGASRTLAVVNKPELLNLAPTLGVDACISPRLAAAGAILKYVRRGEVLSLATIEGSNAEVLEILVPKGSGIVGIPLKDLHFPTGAIIGATVHRDAYEIPTGDSQLQEGDRVVVFALPGALAKVERFFE; encoded by the coding sequence TCATCGGCGCCGGCCAGGTCGGCTACTTTCTCTGCGAGCGGCTCTCCCTGGAAGGCCACGAGGTCACCCTCATCGACCGCAGCCAGGAGAACCTGCGCCGCGCCCAGGACCGTCTCAACGTCCTCGGCATCGCCGGTAACGGCGCCAGCGCCGAAACCCTGGAACAGGCGGGGATCAAGGGGACCGACATCTTCATCGCCGTCACCGACCTCGATGAGGTCAACATCCTTGCCTGCCTGCTGGCCCGCGAGTACGGCGTCCGTACCCGGGTGGCGCGGGTCAAGAGCATCGAGTACAGCGGCGGCGGCGGGGTTCTCTCCAAGGAGAAGCTCGGCATCGACCTGCTGATCAATCCGGACGACGCCGTCGCCGACGAGATTGTCAAGATTGCCTGCCGCTCCGGCGCCTTCGACGTCGCCGAATTCGTCGAGGGGCAGATCCAGTTTCTCGGCTACCGCATCGACGAGGAGAGCCCGCTGTGCGACCTCAGCCTGCGGGAGTTGGGGGATATCCGCGGCATGTACCGCTTCGTGGTGACCGCCATCACCCGCGGCGGACGCACCATCATCCCGCGCGGCGACGACGTCATCCAGGCCGGCGACAGCATCTTCGTCTTCGCCCACCAGAAAGATCTGCCGGCCATCCAGTACATGCTCAAGCTGGAGGAGACGGAAACGAAAAGGCACACGCCTCGCGCCTTCATTCTGGGCGGCGGCCGCATCGGCCTGCGCATCGCCCGGGAGCTGGAGCGAATGCGCTTCGACGTCCGGCTGATCGACCACGACGAGGCGCGCTGCGAAAAACTGGCGGCGAAGCTGGAGCGGACGATGGTGATCCACGCCGAGGGGACCGACGTCGAGGTCCTGGTGGACGAGGGGATCGAGACGGCCGATGTCTTCATCGCCGTTACCGACAACGATGAAACCAATATCCTCTGCGCCCTGCTCGGCCGGCAGCACGGCGCCAGCCGCACCCTGGCGGTGGTCAACAAACCAGAGCTGCTCAACCTCGCCCCGACCCTGGGGGTCGACGCCTGCATCTCGCCACGCCTGGCCGCCGCCGGCGCCATCCTCAAGTACGTGCGCCGCGGCGAGGTCCTGTCGCTGGCCACCATCGAAGGGAGCAACGCCGAGGTTCTCGAAATCCTGGTGCCCAAAGGGAGCGGCATCGTCGGCATCCCCCTCAAGGACCTGCATTTCCCGACCGGCGCGATTATCGGCGCCACCGTCCATCGGGACGCCTACGAGATCCCCACCGGCGACAGCCAGCTTCAGGAAGGCGACCGGGTAGTGGTCTTCGCCCTGCCCGGCGCCCTGGCCAAGGTCGAGAGGTTCTTCGAATAG